The Ignavibacteriales bacterium sequence TACATTATAAGAACGAACATCAATTATATGGCCGAATCCTTCTGCATTAGCGAATCGCTTGATATGGGATAGTGTTCTTTTATCCATATCTAGCACAGTCATATAACTTGGCTTTGGAATTATACCATGATGAGAGAAAATCCCAAACATCATACTCATCCCATCCCCATCGCCTACAAAAATAATATGTTTCCCACCTATATAATCGTGCATCAGAAGGGTTTGTAGAATCATACCGCCCGACATCATATAAATTTGATCATTGTCTCTCAGTGCGGGAGGTCTCGATAGAACGACTTTATCGGCTAAATCGACCCAATCTTTTTTGAAAGGAATACCGGCTTCTAGAATTTCGTGATTCATTATCCCCGATTGGAAAATTATAATTTAATTTTGAAATTGTGGTTTACTCTAACATCTCTCCTTTCGTAGCTAGAATTGAAGCTCATATAAGTCCGATTATGAATTTCAGTAAACCATTTTTCCCAGATTGTTTTGTTTTCTTCTGAGGGTCGATTTTCTGTATGAGAAACTCGACGGTCACTGGTTTCCAATTCTTTCAAAGAATAGATTTGATTGATGGGTTTCATCTTCATTAATCTTCTAATTTTATTTGAACAATTTATTTTAATAAATCAACGCTTCAATATCAACAAAATATTTTTAGAAATCTTTATAAATGTTCAATTCCGAGATACTATAGTTTATTTAGTAATATGAAGTCCGATTATATTTTTCTTAACTTTAGATAAATTAATTTACTTCAAAAAGTATAAACGGAGAGCAATAAACTCTCCGTTGTTAGTTAATTCAACATAGCAACAGCACAAGTAAATGCTTTCTTCTTGAGCGCGTCTCCCGATCCATACCACATGGATTTTAATCGCATTGAACTGTTTTTTGATTGCAGTCGAATATGATCGACATATTCAGTAACCGCGTTATACGCACCCCATAATGTCCCTCTTGATAATTCAGCACCAACTCCAACCTCACTCAACTCCATAATTCTTTCATGAATTTCTTTTGTTCGGTTACTTTGTAATGTGAAAATTGGTTCTGGAAATATCTGATTGAGGTATTGAGTAAACATGGTTGCATTAATCATCTTTTGACTCATGCCGACATAGTATTGTCCCAAGATTTCAAAGAGCCTATTACTAAGTCCCAGAATCTCATGTGCTTGTTTTAACTTTTCTTCAGCTTGTGTGGTGTGTCGAATATGCACTTCTTGTTCCGTTCCCTGTAAGGCAACTGATAAGGTATTTTCACATATGACACGAATCGGTGTGAGTTTTACCGTAACCGCACTTGAACCATCATGGGTATTGGTTAACAATAGAAACGGTTCGACGATATCATGTTTATTGACTCGTATATATTCCGGTAATTTAGCCAATATCCAAATCCGTTCACCCTTACCCAACGCACCAGCTGTATGATAGATTGCACTCCCTTCACCCACTAATGCATCGAAGGTAGAGAATGCATCTTTATTTTGAATCGGTGTATAGCGCGAACCAACAACACCCAATACTTGCATGGTATCGATTCTCACGGTTGCATAATGATCTGTAACTGGTATGTTGTGCACCGCAATCCGTAAGGGCATTTTTTCAACACGGAATCCAAGACCCGCAGCTTGTATAGCTTCTGATGCCGTTGCAGGTTTATCAAGTTTGGTTCCTAAGGTATGCCACGGTGTTTCACCTACATACATCATTGAGGCAACTCCATTAACGATATTAATATTATGACTCATGACTTATTCTCCTTCCAAATGTTTATAAATGAATGCCCTGTGTAAACAGGGCATATAAATGTGTTCAATGAAGCTGTTTATGCCGCATAGAGTGATTCTGCTTTAGGAGCTGTCGCCTTGTTTTTAAACAATGGACAGATATCCGCATACTCACATTCTTTGCACCAAAAGCTTTGACGAGGAATAAAGATTTCTGCTTTGATTCCTTTTAATACTTCTTGTGCCGTGTGTAGAAATCCAAGATGATCATTTTTATCACGCTTGGTTTCTATCACCACGATCTTTGGTTTCTTCCCTTTTACAAAATCTACAACTCGAATTCCTTTCGGTGATTTGCGAAAGAGTAACTGATACGCATAACTGTATGCCGTTAATTGAATACGTGCATCAATATCACTTGCACTCAATGCGATAGCTGATGTTTTGTATTCAACGATGGTGCCGTCTTCCTCAATGAGATCAAAGTATCCTTCAAGTGCTATCTCTAAATCAGGTCCTTCGGTAGGTGAGCGCAAGGGGACGGTAAATGGCACTTCGCACCCTTTTACTTTGGGATGTTTCTCTTGAAAAAAGATCGTAAGCATTTCTCTTCCGGTGTTGAGTAGATTCATTTCTTTTTCACTTTCTTTGAAATGAATATTCACATCAATGCACTGACTATACCAGTCGGCATCAAATATCCGATAGAGCTTTTCAAGAGTAACGACATTACCCTTCATGGTTTCTTCATGAAACCAGGCAAGGGTGGAATGCAATGCACTCCCAAACGCAAGTGCCGAAGGACGAAACGGTTTAGGAAGTAGATCGATGTATTGATATCGATACTTCAAACCGCATTGAAGATAGAGATTAATTTGACTTGCTGATAAATGATTAATCATGCCCACCCCCCCGTTCTTCTTCGAGTAAGCGTTCAATCATTTTACTTGCCTCAAATTTTGAAACCTCTTTGAGCGAATTGGCATTAAAGAGTTCTTTGAGTTTTTCAAACGCTTGATCACCTTCGAGATGATAGTTCGTAGCGATAAGCCGGAAAAGCAGCCGTTTTTGTGGATCAGTGACTGCTTCTCCGTTGGATCTGCCATTGCCCTTCACTTCGGGCCTTGACGAACTTTGGATCTGCGATTCTGATTTTGTTTGAAGAGAAATCGCAATGTCGGTGAGTACTGCTTTGAACAGTAGAATTCCGCTTGGGGTATATACTTCGATTGATTTTGCTGGTTGCATCTGTTCCTCCTTTTTTAAGTTGTGATGAGCTATGATCATCTTCCTTCAAAAAGGGGTGAGCAATAAGAGAGGATAATTTGCGTGTATAGACAAAACCACACTGCTTATTTCAGTATTGAAGTTTATATATGATCGATTCATATGGAACACATACAACATGATGCACAATCGATCACCCCCATTGCACTCACTAATTGGCGCGATATCCGAAAGAAGTTTGGTATCAAAGAGAAGAACAGACGGGGTCACATGTATATTGTCGGTAAAACGGGAACGGGAAAATCAAGTTTACTTGCTCAGATGGCAATCTCAGATATTAATCAAGGTAATGGTCTTGCAATAATTGATCCACATGGAGATTTAGCAGAGACTTTGCTATCACACATTCCCAAAGAAAGAATTAATGATGTGATTTATTTTAATCCGAGTGATGGTGAATATCCGATTGCATTTAATCCACTCGCGCATGTTTCACTTGGCTCTCATTATCTCGTTGTGTCTGGATTGATTTCGGTATTTAAAAAAATATATGCAGAATTTTGGGGACCACGATTGGAACACATTTTACGTTACTCATTTTATACCTTACTTGAATATCCACAGGGAACATTACTTAATGTGCCAACTTTATTAACGAATGCAGAGTTTCGTAAACACGTGTTGGCATTTTGTACCCAAGAACAAATACGAACATTCTGGACAACAGAGTTTGATAAATATTCACCCTACTTTCGCTCTGAAGCCATTGCACCAATACTCAATAAGATGAGTCACTTTCTCACTAATCTTCCCTTACGCAATATTGTCGGTCAAGTGCAAAATACATTTCGATTCAGAGAGATTATGGATCAAGGGAAAATTCTTATTGTAAATCTTTCAAAAGGAAAATTGGGTGAAGATACCAGTTCGTTATTAGGTTCAATGATTACGACTATGATTTTTCTTGCCGCTATGAATCGGGCAAATGTTTCAGAAGATCAGAGACGACCGTTTTATTTCTATGTTGATGAGTTTCATAATTTCATGACGCTTTCTTTTGCGAACATTCTTTCTGAGGCACGAAAGTATGGACTCAATTTAGTTTTAGCACATCAATATGTAAAACAATTACAAGAGCCGGTTCGTGATGCAATCTTTGGTAATGTAGGAACGATGATTGCATTTCGAGTGGGTGTTGATGATGCACGCTATTTAGCAAAAGAGTTTGAACCTACCTTTGCAGAAACTGATTTGATCAATCTTCCCAATTATAACATTTGTATTAAACTTATGATTGATGGGATTACCTCAGTTCCCTTTAGCGGAGTAACACTTCCATTACCATTGCCTAAGAATACAATGAAAGATGAAATCATCACTTATTCACGTGAGCGTTATACGAAGCCTCATGAATTAATCAGAAAAGAAATTCAAACAAATGTTTATTCTCAAATTCCTAATGAAAAAAAGCAAAAAAGACTCTTTGATTATTGAGATATTTGTGATGTAGTCGGATGTTTTTGTAGACTTAGACAAATAATCACTCCTTATTTATTTTTTTATCTCCCTTATGCTTTGAAGAGTTCTTTGACAACAGCATAGAGGATTGTATTATGTATAGTCCAAAAATTTCGGAGGAGCTCGTTGTTCAGCTCTATCCTATTGCAAAACAGAAACGCATTCCCATGACGCGATTGGTGAATCAATTACTATATAAAGCTATTTCAGAAATGGAGAATAAAATTCCATCTAATTATTCTCTCCATGAGATTGATCTTGCTTCCTCTTCTCATTATAAAGAAAAAGCAAATTCATCTTTTAAGCGTGTCGGCAATGCGTAAAGAAAAAGGGGGATGCTAAACATCTCCTTTTTTGTTTTACAAAAAAATAATAACTTGATTACGTAACGAGATTTTTTGTTGCAATGAACTATGAGGAAATGAAATGGATGGAAATAAATCAATAGGTATTTGGATTCGTGTTTCAACTGAAGATCAGGTAAAAGGTGAAAGCCCCGAACATCATGAGAAACGTGCTCGTTATTATGCAGAATCGAAAGAATGGAATATTAAAGAAGTATATAAGCTTGAGGCCGTAAGTGGTAAATCAGTCATGGAACATCCCGAAACCCAACGGATGCTTTCAGATATCAAGTCAGGAAAAATTACGGGAATTATATTTTCTAAACTTGCTCGCTTGGCAAGAAACACAAAAGAGCTTTTAGAATTTGCAGAAATATTTAGAAAGTATAATGCCGATCTTATTTCTCTCCAAGAATCAATCGATACCTCAACACCCGCCGGAAGATTATTTTATACGATGATTGCGGCTATGGCTCAGTGGGAACGCGAAGAAATTGCTGAACGAGTTGCCGCATCTGTTCCCGTTCGCGCTAGGATGGGAAAACCATTAGGAGGACAAGCTCCTTTTGGGTTTCAGTGGCTTGATAAAAAACTTATTCCTGATCCTAAAGAAGCTCCAATCAGAAAACTTATGTATGAATTATTCATTGAGCATAAACGTAAAAAAACTGTTGCACGTTTATTAAATGAATCTGGTTATAGAACTCGCAACAGTTCAAAGTTTAGTGACACTACAGTGATGCGACTACTTCAAGACTCAAGTGCAAAAGGACTTCGTCGAGCAAACTATACCAAGAGTTTGGGTGCCAATAAAAAATGGGAATTAAAGCCACCATCGGATTGGGTATTTATAGAAATAGAACCGATCATTTCTGAAGAACTTTGGAATCAATGCAATCAAATTTTGGACGAGCAGCAAAAAGCAAATCACCGCCCTACTAAAAAGGCAACACATTTATTTACCGGATTTGTATTCTGTGACTGCGAGACCAACGGTAATAAAATGTATGTGCCTTCGAATTCACCAAAATACATTTGCCAAAAGTGCCACAATAAAATTGGAATTTCTGATCTTGAGTCTATTTTCCATGAACAATTAAAAAGCTTTCTTCTTTCTCCTAAAGAAATGATGCAATATCTCAATACGGCTGATCATTCTATTCGGGAAAAAGAGGAACTTCTTACTACACTTCTCAAAGAACAGTCTAAAATCAAGCTAGAGATGGACAAATTGGTACAGCTACACTTAGCCGGGGAGTTACCCAAAACAGGCTTTGGAAGTCATTATAAGCCCCTTGACGAACGTTATATACAGATGGAGAATCAAATCCCTGAACTACAAGCTGAGATAGACTTTCTTAAGATTCAGTTCCTTTCTAGTGATGAAATACTTCGCGAAGCGAAGGATCTATATGATCGGTGGGAAACATTTAATTCTGATGAAAAACGTAAGATTATTGAGACTATTACCGATAAGATAACTATTGGACAAAATGATATTTCTATACAGCTTCAATACGTTTCCGCCGGGGATAAATTGATGACAGAAAGGCAACACAACTTCAAGGATTCATTGCTGCAGCAAGCATAAAATTTGCGGGGAACTCAAGAGACATTTTCGATCGGCTTACGGTAACTTTGTAATCTTCAAGCGGTTGGCGCAAAACTTCTAAAACATTTTTCTTGAACTCCGGCAGCTCATCTAGAAAAAGTACTCCATGATGCGCATAAGAAACCTCTCCGGGACGTGGAATGGTTCCGCCACCAATTAAAGCTGCATCAGAAATTGTATGATGTGGACTTCTAAATGGACGCTCGGTTATTAGAGCCTGATCTTTACGGAGAATTCCGGCAATGGAATGAATTTTTGTTGTCTCAAGTGCTTCT is a genomic window containing:
- a CDS encoding DUF932 domain-containing protein — its product is MSHNINIVNGVASMMYVGETPWHTLGTKLDKPATASEAIQAAGLGFRVEKMPLRIAVHNIPVTDHYATVRIDTMQVLGVVGSRYTPIQNKDAFSTFDALVGEGSAIYHTAGALGKGERIWILAKLPEYIRVNKHDIVEPFLLLTNTHDGSSAVTVKLTPIRVICENTLSVALQGTEQEVHIRHTTQAEEKLKQAHEILGLSNRLFEILGQYYVGMSQKMINATMFTQYLNQIFPEPIFTLQSNRTKEIHERIMELSEVGVGAELSRGTLWGAYNAVTEYVDHIRLQSKNSSMRLKSMWYGSGDALKKKAFTCAVAMLN
- a CDS encoding PD-(D/E)XK nuclease family protein; translated protein: MINHLSASQINLYLQCGLKYRYQYIDLLPKPFRPSALAFGSALHSTLAWFHEETMKGNVVTLEKLYRIFDADWYSQCIDVNIHFKESEKEMNLLNTGREMLTIFFQEKHPKVKGCEVPFTVPLRSPTEGPDLEIALEGYFDLIEEDGTIVEYKTSAIALSASDIDARIQLTAYSYAYQLLFRKSPKGIRVVDFVKGKKPKIVVIETKRDKNDHLGFLHTAQEVLKGIKAEIFIPRQSFWCKECEYADICPLFKNKATAPKAESLYAA
- a CDS encoding type IV secretion system DNA-binding domain-containing protein; its protein translation is MEHIQHDAQSITPIALTNWRDIRKKFGIKEKNRRGHMYIVGKTGTGKSSLLAQMAISDINQGNGLAIIDPHGDLAETLLSHIPKERINDVIYFNPSDGEYPIAFNPLAHVSLGSHYLVVSGLISVFKKIYAEFWGPRLEHILRYSFYTLLEYPQGTLLNVPTLLTNAEFRKHVLAFCTQEQIRTFWTTEFDKYSPYFRSEAIAPILNKMSHFLTNLPLRNIVGQVQNTFRFREIMDQGKILIVNLSKGKLGEDTSSLLGSMITTMIFLAAMNRANVSEDQRRPFYFYVDEFHNFMTLSFANILSEARKYGLNLVLAHQYVKQLQEPVRDAIFGNVGTMIAFRVGVDDARYLAKEFEPTFAETDLINLPNYNICIKLMIDGITSVPFSGVTLPLPLPKNTMKDEIITYSRERYTKPHELIRKEIQTNVYSQIPNEKKQKRLFDY
- a CDS encoding recombinase family protein, with protein sequence MDGNKSIGIWIRVSTEDQVKGESPEHHEKRARYYAESKEWNIKEVYKLEAVSGKSVMEHPETQRMLSDIKSGKITGIIFSKLARLARNTKELLEFAEIFRKYNADLISLQESIDTSTPAGRLFYTMIAAMAQWEREEIAERVAASVPVRARMGKPLGGQAPFGFQWLDKKLIPDPKEAPIRKLMYELFIEHKRKKTVARLLNESGYRTRNSSKFSDTTVMRLLQDSSAKGLRRANYTKSLGANKKWELKPPSDWVFIEIEPIISEELWNQCNQILDEQQKANHRPTKKATHLFTGFVFCDCETNGNKMYVPSNSPKYICQKCHNKIGISDLESIFHEQLKSFLLSPKEMMQYLNTADHSIREKEELLTTLLKEQSKIKLEMDKLVQLHLAGELPKTGFGSHYKPLDERYIQMENQIPELQAEIDFLKIQFLSSDEILREAKDLYDRWETFNSDEKRKIIETITDKITIGQNDISIQLQYVSAGDKLMTERQHNFKDSLLQQA